Part of the Deltaproteobacteria bacterium genome, CCTTTTCCCTCGCGCAAATGCGCTCTCAAAATCGTCAAGGCTTCGCACCGGAAGCGATAGGAGTTTGAGTCGCAACGCCTTGGCCGCCGCTTCCATTTCTGTGAGGGTCAGGTTTCCCCTGATACCGCTCGATTGCCAGAGGAAGGCTACCTGGGCAACCTTAGGGAAGGCTTCCTTGAGCAGTTCCAACCGTTTGCCATCTAGATCTGGCGCCATGAGGCTAAGTCCAGTGATATTCCCGCCTGGTCGCGCCAGGCTGGAGACAATCCCAGTTCCTACTGGATCGCCAATACCGGGGAATACGATGGGAATTGTCGCACTCGCCTTCTTGGCGGCTAAAACACCGGGGCTACTGGAGGCGACGATGACATCAAGTTTGAGACGGACCAGCTCGGCTGCAAGGTCAGGCAGCCGTTCGAGTTTCCCTTCTGCATATCGGTACTCAATGAGAATATTTTTTCCTTCGACATAGCCAAGCTCGCGCAGCCGTTGGCGCAATGCTTCGACCCGGGCCGAAAAGAAGGACGCGGAGGCCCCGACCAGGATTCCTATCCGGAGACTTCTCACCGGCTGCTGCGCCTCGGCGACGGAAACATTTGCTAAAAAGAAAGTTACCAGTAGCCAGACAAGAATTTTTTTGGTCATGGGTTTTCACCTCTTACTATTGCCTACTGCCTGATGCCTATTGCCTTTTTCATTTCTGTTCATACAACTTCTTGATAAACCCGCTCTTGTCCAGTTCGCCGATGAAACTCGCATCGACAAACTCTTCCGGCTTGCGGCTACGAATCTCAGGGCACGTTTGCGCGATGAAGTCATAAGTCGCGTCGAGACCTTTGGTGATCGGGTAGGGTACTGAAATAAAATCTTGCTTGTAGGTGTCGTAGGAACTTTCCAGCATCTCACGGTCGGTGATCTTCAGTGCCTTGCCCAACACGCGCAGGCTGAATTCTTTGTTCTGCTTGAAAAAAGCGATCCCTTCGACATGGGCGCGGACCATTCTCGCGATGGTGTCGCGGTCTTCGACGATGGTTTTGCGCCGGGTCACCACCGACATGGACGGATAGGAAACTTCCTTACGCAGATCGAGCAAGATGCGATAGCCTTTTTTTTCGCCCTGGGCATCGACGGGGTAGGAAGCCTCGGCGGCGTCCACCGTGCCGGCGAGAAGACCTTGGAGCCGCTCCGTCGGCGTGCCCATCATTAACCAGGTGATATCGCGATTGGGATCGAGACCATATTTACGAAAAGTATGCTTGAGGAGGAAATCGCTGAGCGAACCCAAGCTAGTGATACCGACGCGTTTGCCTTTGAGATCTTCCACTCGCTTGATCTCGGGCCGGACCAAGAGCTTAGTCGCCACCGCGGAAACGGTGTGGGCGACGTTGACGAAATCGGCGCCGCTTAAATCCGCCATGATCATGGTCGTGAGCGTCACCGGCGACGCGATAATGCTGCCGCCCAACATCGCCGCTGAAGTCTGCCCCGAGCCGCGCAACAAGACCAGCTGAACATCGAGCCCATGCTTGTCGTAGATCTTCGCCTCCTTGGCGATCCAGGGAATCCAGTTGCCGGCGGAAAGCGAGGTTACACCCCAGGTAATTTTCCTGAGCGGCTTGTCCTGGGCAAAGCCTCGCGCTGGAATTGTCAGCGCCAAAACAACCAGCGAAACTCCAATGATTCGCGCGGCCGGTATCATGATAGTTTTTCCCCTCATGCCTCGCGCCTCAACGCTTTCCTACTTGGAGGCGTACAGCTTCTTGATGAATCCGCTCTTCTCCAGCTCGGCGATAAAGCTCGGATCGGCGAACTCTTCCGGTTTGTGATTGAAAATCTCCGGCCTGCGCTGGGCGACGTATTCGTAAGTCGTCTGCAGGCCCTGAATGATCGGATACGGGATCGCGATGAAGTCTTCCTTGTAAAGCTCGTAGGAATTTTCCAGCAGTTCGCGGTCGTTGTTTTTGAGATACTTGGCGAGAATTTTCTGGCTCGGCTCTTTCTGGGTCTTGAGAAAATGGATCGCTTCCACATGCGAACGTATCATGCGCGTGACGGTGTCGCGGTCGTCTTGAACCGTTTTCTTGCGCGTCACCACCGACATGGACGGATAGGGCACTTCGATGCGCGCATCCCAGAGCACGCGGAAGCCTTTCTTCTCGGCTTGGCTATCGAAGGGCAGCGAAAGATCCGCCGCATCGACCAGCTTGGCTTCGAGGGCGGCCAATCGGTCGGGCGGCGCGCCGATGGTCAGCCAAGTCACGTCGCGCTCGGGATTGACGCCATATTTTTTCATCACCACGCGATGAAGAAAATCGCCCAGCGAACCTAAGCCCGAACTGGCGAGCCGTTTGCCTTTGATGTCTTCCGGCCGCTTGAGATCCGGGCGGGAAACGACTTTGCTCTGCACCGCTTTGGTGGTGTGGGCGATGGTGGTGAGATCGGCGCCGGCGAGATTCGCCGTCATCAACGTCGCGGTGGTCACCGGCGCGGCGAAAATACTGCCGGCGATGATCGCTTTGGAAGTGTCGCCCGAGCCGCCGCGCAGGTAGACGATGTCGACGTCCAAACCATTGCGTTCATAAAACTTGGCGTCCTTGGCGATCCAAGGAATCCATTGCGAAGTAGAAATCGAAGTCTGCCCCCAGGTAATTTTCTTGAGCGCTTTGTCTTGGGCAGTTAGGGCAGCCGGACCGAGTAGAGGGAATACGCAGAGAACCAGCAATTTCACAGATCGTTTCGTCATGCCAACCTCCGACTCATACTATTGCCTGATGCCTATTGGCTATTGCCTGGCAACTATTTTTGTCCGTACAGCTTCTTAATAAATCCGCTCTTGTCCAACTCGGCGATGAAACTCGGATCGACGAATTCTTCCGGCTTGTGATTATAGATTTCCGGCCGGCGTTGCGCGACCTGCTCGTAGGCGAGTTTGAGACCGCTGACGATCGGATAGGGCGTCGGGATGAAATCCTTGCTGTAGATGTCGTAGGAGCCTTCGAGCAACTCGCGGTCGGTGGTGCGCAGATACTTGGCGAGAATCTTTAGGCTCGCTTCTTTTTGCGTCTTTAAAAAATGAATGCCTTCGACATGGGCTCGGATCATTCGCATCACGGCATCGCGATCGTCTTGAATGGTTTTTCGGCGTGTCACCACCGACATGGAGGGATACGGCACCTCGACACGGGCATCCCACAAGACGCGAAAGCCCATCTTCTCTCCTAGTACGTCGGATGGATAAGACAGATCCGCCGCGTCAACCGATCCGGCCGCCAATGCCTGGAGCCGTTCGGGCGGCGTCCCGACTGTAATCCAGATCACATCTTTGTC contains:
- a CDS encoding ABC transporter substrate-binding protein, with product MRGKTIMIPAARIIGVSLVVLALTIPARGFAQDKPLRKITWGVTSLSAGNWIPWIAKEAKIYDKHGLDVQLVLLRGSGQTSAAMLGGSIIASPVTLTTMIMADLSGADFVNVAHTVSAVATKLLVRPEIKRVEDLKGKRVGITSLGSLSDFLLKHTFRKYGLDPNRDITWLMMGTPTERLQGLLAGTVDAAEASYPVDAQGEKKGYRILLDLRKEVSYPSMSVVTRRKTIVEDRDTIARMVRAHVEGIAFFKQNKEFSLRVLGKALKITDREMLESSYDTYKQDFISVPYPITKGLDATYDFIAQTCPEIRSRKPEEFVDASFIGELDKSGFIKKLYEQK
- a CDS encoding ABC transporter substrate-binding protein, with protein sequence MTKKILVWLLVTFFLANVSVAEAQQPVRSLRIGILVGASASFFSARVEALRQRLRELGYVEGKNILIEYRYAEGKLERLPDLAAELVRLKLDVIVASSSPGVLAAKKASATIPIVFPGIGDPVGTGIVSSLARPGGNITGLSLMAPDLDGKRLELLKEAFPKVAQVAFLWQSSGIRGNLTLTEMEAAAKALRLKLLSLPVRSLDDFESAFARGKRERPQALITAIGSLISTQQRQVLDFAAQNRLPAMYPYTEFVEAGGLMSYAPNSVDLWRRAADFVDKILKGTKPAEIPVEQPMKFDFIINLIAAKQIGVTVEPNVLVRAQRVLR